CGCCCAGCCGTTCGCGGGCGGGCAGTGCGACCGCATCAAGGCACGTTCGTGCGGCGCGGGTGTCCTCGACGTGAGTGCCGCCGTGCGGGCCGCCGGGGCCTGGCCTGGCGCCATCGCCTCGGCGACCTGGCGGTAAAAGGCGCTGAGAGTTTCCCCGCGAGGCGATACAACCCAGAGGCCATCTTGCCAGGGGTCATGTCGGGGCAGCGATCCCCTCCTGAACATCCCCGCGTTCATGCCGTGCCAGGCGCGGCCCTGGGTTCCAGGTTGACGGCGTACCCCATCTGCTCCAAACGCCTCACCAGGCGCTGCCCGGCGCGCTCCCGATCATTCCGGCCCAAGGAGTCGCCGCCCAGCCCGTGGTCCGGCTGCCGACGGCTCAGCGTGTGCCAGATCGTCACCAGCACTGGGTGTCCCACAGCTCTCGCTGACCGCTTCCTGCCGCACCTGGCCGAGATACGTCGCTACTGCGTAGCCAAGCACATGTTCCTGGTCTGTGCACCGACGTACGCGATCCCGACCAGCACGCGCCGCACCCGCGCGTCCTACCCGACCTTCGGCGTACTCCACTCTCGACAGTCTGACCCCCGAAAGTCCTGGCGCTCACCCCTGGGACCGCTCGGCCTGGTGCTTCCAGCATGTTCTCAAATCGCAGCCCTCTGATGGGGAACAGGGGCAGGAAGTGCCCCACGAGCCCGAACGGGTTTGACGAGGTCCCGCTGGCCACTGGCCTTCAGCACACCGGAGGGACCCGTCGATGAGATTAAAGGGTGTACACGATCGACTACTTTGAGCCACCTGGAGGGGGCGTAGGCTATCACCATGACGGGGACGCGGTGGCTTCTCTCGTGCGTGTTGCTTGGCGCGGTGGTGTCGGGCGCGCTCGCACAACCCGGAGTGTACAACGTGGAGGGGCGTATTACCGCCTGGGACCACATCAATCGGACTTTCCGCCTCGTCTATGAGGGGCGTACGTACACGGTGAGCGTGCAGGATGCCACCCGCTATGAGCGCAGTGCGTGGGCTGCGCGCCAGGCCGATCTGCGCGACGAGGAGCACACACTTGACGAGCACGACGTGTGGCTCACAAGCTCCCAATTCTGGTCGGCCAACCGCACCGGGCAGTTTGCCGAGGTCTATGGCACCCGCACGGGGTCGACTGTAAACGCCTCACATGTTGAACTCTTCTTGCGTTAAAAGACCGGCATGACCTGCTAAATCTTTCTTCAGGAATGGGGAGGGCATTCCCCTCTTTGGGGAGCGAGCCGTTCTCCCTGAGCTCATGACACGGTCGGAAATCCTCCGATGTTGTCCAGGCTGGAAGAGATACTGCCGTCGCCATGGCGAACCACAAGCCGGGCCTTCTGATCTGCTGCCGATCTGACCGCGGGATGACGGGCGTCAGGTGTGATGGCGGACGGAGGACCGCTTGAAACACCTTGCCATTGCACTGACCCTGGCCCTGGCGGGCGTCGCCAGCGCCGCCGACGTGACGATCTACCCCTATGACGGCGCGAGACTCCTCGCCGGGCAGCGCTTCGACCTGCGGGTGGAGGTCGCGGGCCTGGGCGCGGGCGAGACCCCCGAGGTCACCCTGGACGGCCGCCCGCTGACGGGGGCGCAGGTGAGTTCCAGCGGCGCGGGCAAGGCCGAGATCACCCTGCGGGGACAGAGCCTGACGGCCGGGACGCATACCCTTACCGTCCGCAGCGGGGAGACGGTGCGCAGCGCCCGCTGGACCGCCGAGGGCTACGCCCGCCCGGCCCGGGCGCCCAGGAACGTGATCCTTTTCATCGGGGACGGGATGGGCTGGAACACCCTCAACGCCGCGAAGCTGGTCGCCGCCGGGTACGACCCCCGCAACGGCCTCCCGCGCGGCACGCTCGCCATCGAGGCGGACGCGGACGGCAGCGCCACCGTGACCACGAGTTCCTACGACTCCTTCATCGTGGACTCGGCCAACTCGGCGTCGAGCATCGCCACCGGGCAGAAGGTCCAGGTCAACGCCCTGAACGTCTACCCCGACAACACCGACGACACTCTGGACAACCCCCGGGTGGAGACCATCACCGAGATGCTGCGGCGCACCCGGAACGCCTCGGTCGGCATCGTGACGAACACCTTCGGCACCGACGCCACGCCCGCCGCCTTCGCCGCGCACACCCGCCGCCGCGGCGACTACAGCGCCATCGCCGACCAGTTCTTCCAGGGGGCGGCCAAGCCCGACGTGCTGCTCTTCGGCGGCAGCAAGGACTTCATCCCCCAGAGCGCGCCGGGCTCGCGCCGCAAGGACAACACGGACTGGATCGCGCAGGCGCAGACACTGGGCTTCCAGTTCGTCTCCAACCGTACGGAACTCCTCAAGGCGAACGGGAACAAGCTCTTCGGCCTGTTCAACATCGACAACTTCCCCTCCTACCTCGACCGCGCGGTGTGGCAGCGCCCGGAGATGCTGGGCGACTTCAAGGACATGCCCTACCTCTGGGAGATGACCCAGAAGGCTGTCGAGACGCTGGAGGGGAACCCCAACGGCTTTTTCCTGATGGTCGAGAGCGGCATGATCGACAAGTACGAGCACCCGCTGGACTGGACCCGCGCCGTGTGGGACGTGCTGGAACTCGACAAGACCGTGGCCTGGGCCAAGAACTACGCGAAGACGCACGGGGACACCCTGGTGGTCGTCACCGCCGACCACGCCCACTCCTTCAGCGTGTACGGGGGCTTCGACACCACGAAGGCGGCCAGCGGGCGCGAGGCGGTCGGCATCTACGAGAAGGCGGGCTTCCCGACCTACGGGGACAGCCAGGACCGCAACGGCCTCCCGCTCCCCTCGACCGGGCGCACGCTGGCGGCGGGCTTCGCGGCGACCCCCGACTACTGCGAGACGTATCAGTCGCGTGAAGTCTTCAAGGAACCCACCGTGAAGCAGGGCGACGTGTACGTGGCGAACCCCGAGGTCTGCGCGGAGACTGGCGCCTTCGCCCGCACCGGCACGCTGCCCAAGGGGACGAACAACGGCGTGCACTCGGCCGACCCGGTGCCGCTCTTCGCCTTCGGTCCGGGCGCGAACCTCTTCCGCAACCAGATCGATCAGACCGACGTGTTCTTCACCATCGCGCGGGCCCTGGGCCTGAACCCGGCGCGCGAACTGCGCTGAACGTCGCGGGCGGGCCTCCCCCACCGCGGGGGCCCGCCGACAAGGAACCCCCCATGCGCTTCATTCCCCTGCTTGTTCTGCTGCTCGCGGGCGCCGTGTCCGCCGCACCCACCACCCTGCGTTTCGACCAGTTCTACTCGGGCACCAGCATCCGGGGCCCCGAGTTCTCCCCGCTGGCCCTCTCCCTGAACGGCCGCGAGGTCAGCCTGGACGGCTTCGTGGCCCCCGGCGAGGAGGGGGAACTCCCCGAACTGCTGGTGCTGACCGCCTTTCCTCTCCGGGAGTGCCCCTACTGCCTGGAGGCGGCCGACTGGCCCAACGAGGTCGAGGGCATGTGGCGGCATGTGCTGGTGGAGCTGCCGCGCGGCATGAATATCCCCGCCCCCGGCTCGCACGTGCGGGTGGTGGGCCGCCTGGAGCTGGGCAACCGGCCCATGCCCGTGGAGAACGTGGCAACGCCGCTTCACCTGCGGGCCTCCTCGGTCACGCCCCTCGCCCGTTGACCACGGCGCCGCCGCGTCGCCCAGCGGGGGGTCTCCGGGTGGGTGGGGGACGCCCGGCAGGGTCAGGGCCGTTCCAGCACCCGCCGGTCGCCTTGTCCTGACGGGCGTCGTGACCGTCTCCGCTGAGCCCGCGCCGAGGTCGGGAGGGCGTTTCTGCAGGGCCCGCCTGTCTGGCGCGCTGACCTGGAACCCGCCCCCGGCTGGTCGCGCACCACTTAACCCTGTCGTAACCACCTCCTGGCACCCTGCACCCAGGAGGGAACCATGCATGCACCGCGTCTCTTGCTGCTCACGGCCATCGGGCTGGTCGCCGCCCTCGTGGGCTACGGCTGGCTGAAGGTCTCCGCCGCCCCGCCGCCGGCGACGGCCGCGCCCCGGCCAGTCGCCGTCTTCATTCAGCGACCCTTCCCGGTTGGTCAGGCCTCCAGCTCTGCGACCCGCCTCAACGAGGAAAACGATGACGGTAGGCACGGGGAGGGGCACGATGACTGAGCCACGCCGCCGCAACGCCAGGTTCGATCCCCTCACGGCCTCCCGGGTGCTGGTGGTGGTGGGCCTGGGCCTGTACGCGGGCACGCTCGCCCGGTACTCGCAGGAGGTGGGCCGTTCCCCACTGCGTTCGTCGGTGGTCCTCCCGCAGGCGCTGGACCCGGCCCCCGACGACGTGCGGGTGGTGACGCCCGGGCAGGCGCGTGGCCCGGCGGTCGCCACGACCCGGGGGAGCTGATGCCCGCTCTGAAGGCGGCGCTGCTGGGCACCACCGTGCATCTGCGTGGCGTGGGCGCGACCCGCGTGCTCGCCGAGATGCGGCGGCTGGAAGCCCTGCTGACCCGCTTCCGCGCCTCCCCGCTCACCCGCCTGAACCAGAGCGGCGTGCTGGAGGACCCGCCCGCCGAGCTGACGGCGGCGCTGCGCCACGCGCTCAGGATCGCGCGCGCCACGCGCGGCCTGGTGACGCCCACCGTGCTGGGCGCCCTCCAGCAGGTGGGGTACGGCGAGCCCAGCCCGGGCCGGCCGCTGGCCCGCGGGGTGCCGGACGCCCGGCAGGTGCGGGTGAGCGCCGGGAGCATCCACCTGGCCCCCGGGGTCGGCCTCGACCTGGGCGGCACTGCCAAGACGTGGATTGCGTCGCGCGCCAGCGCCGGGTTCGAGGGCGAGTTCGTCCTCGACGCGGGTGGAGACGTGCTGCTCGCGCAGCGGGCGCCGGTCAGCGTGAGCGTCGCCCACCCCTTCGGCGGCCCGCCGCTGGCCCTCGACCTCCCGGCGGGCCGCTGGGGGGTGGCGACCAGCAGCGTGCTGACCCGGGTGTTTCCCGGAGGACCTCACCTGATCGATCCCCGCACGGGGCGCCCCCTGCGTTCACGCCTCGTGCAGGTCACGGTGGCGGCCCGGCAGCTCACGGTCGCCGAGGTCCTCACCAAGCTCGCGTTTCTGGACGAGGCCGAGCTGGGCCGCCTCGCCCGCCGGGCGGTGGTGCTGGCCTACGAGCGTTCGGGACGGGCGCTGCTCTGGGGCCCGGGCGGCTTCGGGCCCGTTCGGGGGGCGGCGTGACCCCCGCCTCACCGGACCGGGGGCGCCTCCTGAACGACGTGCTCGGCGCCCTGCTGCTCACGGGCCTCGCGGGAGCGTGGCTGCTCGCATACGGGCAGCTCGCGTCCGGGCCGCTGGCCTGGCTGGTGCTGCGGGCCACCGGCCTCACGGCGTACGTCGCCCTCACGCTGAGCGTGGTGCTGGGAACGCTCACCGCCTCGAAGTTCGCCCCGCCTTGGTGGCCGCGCGCCGTGAGCTACGGCTGGCACGGCCTGCTGTCCGGGTTCGCCCTCGCCGCGTCCGCCGTCCACGGGGCCTTCCTGCTGGTGGATGGCCGCTTCCCGCAGACGCTGGCAGGCGTGCTGGTGCCGGGGCGCGCGACCTTCGAGCCGCTTCCGGTCGGCCTGGGCACGGTGGGCCTGGAGCTGCTGGCCCTCGTCTACGCCTCGACGCTGTGGCGGACCCGGCTGTCCCGGCGGGCCTGGAAGGCGCTGCACCTGCTGGCGTACCCGGCCTTCATCCTCGCCACCCTCCACGGGCTGCTGCTCGGCAGCGACCCCGCGATGCCGCTGTACGCCGTGGGCGTGACGGCCACACTCGCCGCCACCGCCCTGCGCCTGCTGGAAGCGCGCCGGGCACCCTCGCCCGCCCGGCCTCACCGGGGGTAAGGTCGTGGGGAGGGCCGGGCCGCCCCATCTGCGTCCCCGCATCGTCCGTCACAGCCCCCATTCCTTCTCTGACCGCTGGCCCCGGCACGTGGCTTCCGGGGCCTGATCCAACCGTCCCTCTCCCTCTCTACCACTCAGGAGAAACCATCCATGCCCCAGACCCCCCACACCGAGCAGCATTTCACCGGCTCCGAGACCGTGCGC
This is a stretch of genomic DNA from Deinococcus aerius. It encodes these proteins:
- a CDS encoding FAD:protein FMN transferase — translated: MPALKAALLGTTVHLRGVGATRVLAEMRRLEALLTRFRASPLTRLNQSGVLEDPPAELTAALRHALRIARATRGLVTPTVLGALQQVGYGEPSPGRPLARGVPDARQVRVSAGSIHLAPGVGLDLGGTAKTWIASRASAGFEGEFVLDAGGDVLLAQRAPVSVSVAHPFGGPPLALDLPAGRWGVATSSVLTRVFPGGPHLIDPRTGRPLRSRLVQVTVAARQLTVAEVLTKLAFLDEAELGRLARRAVVLAYERSGRALLWGPGGFGPVRGAA
- a CDS encoding alkaline phosphatase codes for the protein MKHLAIALTLALAGVASAADVTIYPYDGARLLAGQRFDLRVEVAGLGAGETPEVTLDGRPLTGAQVSSSGAGKAEITLRGQSLTAGTHTLTVRSGETVRSARWTAEGYARPARAPRNVILFIGDGMGWNTLNAAKLVAAGYDPRNGLPRGTLAIEADADGSATVTTSSYDSFIVDSANSASSIATGQKVQVNALNVYPDNTDDTLDNPRVETITEMLRRTRNASVGIVTNTFGTDATPAAFAAHTRRRGDYSAIADQFFQGAAKPDVLLFGGSKDFIPQSAPGSRRKDNTDWIAQAQTLGFQFVSNRTELLKANGNKLFGLFNIDNFPSYLDRAVWQRPEMLGDFKDMPYLWEMTQKAVETLEGNPNGFFLMVESGMIDKYEHPLDWTRAVWDVLELDKTVAWAKNYAKTHGDTLVVVTADHAHSFSVYGGFDTTKAASGREAVGIYEKAGFPTYGDSQDRNGLPLPSTGRTLAAGFAATPDYCETYQSREVFKEPTVKQGDVYVANPEVCAETGAFARTGTLPKGTNNGVHSADPVPLFAFGPGANLFRNQIDQTDVFFTIARALGLNPARELR
- a CDS encoding ferric reductase-like transmembrane domain-containing protein, with translation MTPASPDRGRLLNDVLGALLLTGLAGAWLLAYGQLASGPLAWLVLRATGLTAYVALTLSVVLGTLTASKFAPPWWPRAVSYGWHGLLSGFALAASAVHGAFLLVDGRFPQTLAGVLVPGRATFEPLPVGLGTVGLELLALVYASTLWRTRLSRRAWKALHLLAYPAFILATLHGLLLGSDPAMPLYAVGVTATLAATALRLLEARRAPSPARPHRG